A section of the Cryobacterium soli genome encodes:
- a CDS encoding LacI family DNA-binding transcriptional regulator has translation MVGTAKVTLSDVAARAEVSIATASRALAGRGDLGRATRERVLAAAAALGYDRRASARGRPSTLDPRLIELVLGSFDDAWTDEVTAGARRSAFEHGYDLVLTLERDKPADDWPARVATRRPSGVVLGLIRPTRRQLTELRGLNIPLVLLDPRSDPGGELASVGTTDEQGGYDAGAHLAGTGLGRFAVITGTPRFRFGKAREQGFRRAIAEHAPGAPVTRLDLGWSGGDLSAPIAELFAADSTPLGIFACNDAMALSVYPAARRTGLRIPHDISVVGFDDEPRSAVASPPLTTVHQPLGQMAARAVALVQELRDRGGEHFDRVELPTRLVLRRSTLRPEHVGARHAQR, from the coding sequence ATGGTCGGCACGGCGAAGGTCACGCTCAGCGATGTCGCTGCCCGCGCGGAGGTCTCCATCGCCACGGCATCGCGGGCCCTGGCCGGCCGCGGCGATCTCGGCCGGGCCACCCGGGAACGGGTGCTCGCAGCCGCCGCCGCGCTCGGCTACGACCGGCGCGCCTCGGCCCGGGGCCGGCCCAGCACGCTGGACCCGCGCCTGATCGAGCTGGTGCTCGGCTCCTTCGACGACGCGTGGACGGACGAGGTCACCGCCGGCGCCCGGCGCAGCGCGTTCGAGCACGGCTACGACCTCGTGCTCACCCTCGAGCGCGACAAGCCGGCCGACGACTGGCCCGCGCGGGTGGCCACCCGGCGGCCTTCCGGCGTGGTGCTCGGCCTGATCCGGCCCACCCGGCGGCAGCTCACCGAACTGCGCGGGCTCAATATCCCGCTTGTGTTGCTCGACCCGCGCTCGGATCCCGGCGGCGAGCTGGCCAGCGTGGGGACCACCGACGAGCAGGGCGGTTACGACGCCGGCGCACACCTGGCCGGCACGGGACTGGGCCGGTTCGCCGTGATCACGGGCACCCCGCGGTTCCGGTTCGGCAAGGCACGCGAACAGGGTTTCCGCCGGGCGATCGCCGAGCACGCGCCCGGAGCCCCGGTCACCCGCCTTGACCTCGGATGGAGCGGCGGCGATCTCAGCGCGCCGATCGCCGAGCTCTTCGCCGCCGACAGCACGCCGCTGGGCATCTTCGCGTGCAACGACGCCATGGCCCTCTCCGTCTACCCCGCGGCCCGGCGGACCGGTCTGCGCATCCCCCACGACATCAGCGTGGTGGGTTTCGACGACGAGCCACGGTCAGCTGTGGCCTCCCCACCGCTGACCACCGTGCACCAACCGCTGGGCCAGATGGCGGCGCGCGCCGTGGCCCTCGTGCAGGAGCTGCGGGACCGCGGCGGCGAACATTTCGACCGGGTCGAGCTGCCCACCCGCCTCGTGCTCCGCCGGTCCACCCTCCGACCGGAGCACGTCGGTGCGCGCCACGCACAACGCTGA
- a CDS encoding DMT family transporter, whose protein sequence is MPALLSRFRVDLLLLLVAASWGSTYLVAKELVTPQSVVALLALRMLLAAAVMAAIVAVQRQRITAAELRLGVLLGMVLAAVFVFETFGIAHTSATNAGLIISLTIVFTPLLESAVSGRRLPGRFFIAATIAVVGVALLAGNGVFQVPSLGDVLILIAAVIRAVHVTSMFALSGTRPMNSLHLTTVQLATCAMIFSAVSLFYGDSIPHFLGRLDPGRWALFLYLVLACTVFAFLVQTWAVRRTSPSRVSLLLGTEPIWAAVVGIVVARDAVGLAGYLGIALILAGTAWGRSIEERRRREVIVPEATPVPG, encoded by the coding sequence ATGCCCGCCTTGCTCAGCCGATTCCGCGTCGACCTGCTCCTGCTCCTGGTCGCCGCCAGCTGGGGATCGACCTACCTCGTCGCCAAGGAACTCGTCACACCACAATCCGTCGTCGCACTCCTCGCGCTGCGGATGCTGCTGGCTGCGGCCGTCATGGCCGCAATCGTGGCCGTGCAGCGGCAACGCATCACCGCAGCCGAACTGCGCTTGGGGGTGCTGCTCGGCATGGTGTTGGCGGCAGTGTTCGTGTTCGAGACCTTCGGGATCGCCCACACGTCGGCCACGAACGCCGGGCTGATCATCAGTCTGACGATCGTGTTCACCCCGCTTCTTGAGTCGGCGGTCTCCGGTCGCCGGCTTCCCGGCCGGTTCTTCATCGCTGCCACAATCGCCGTCGTCGGCGTCGCGTTGCTGGCCGGCAACGGTGTCTTCCAGGTGCCGAGTCTTGGGGATGTGCTCATCCTCATCGCCGCGGTCATCCGCGCCGTGCACGTCACCTCGATGTTCGCCCTGTCCGGCACGAGGCCGATGAACTCGCTGCACCTCACCACCGTGCAGCTGGCCACCTGCGCGATGATCTTCTCGGCGGTCTCCCTGTTCTACGGCGACTCCATCCCGCACTTCCTGGGCCGCCTCGATCCGGGGCGCTGGGCCCTGTTCCTCTATCTCGTGCTGGCCTGCACGGTCTTCGCGTTTCTCGTGCAAACGTGGGCGGTGCGGCGCACCTCACCCTCAAGAGTGAGCCTCCTGCTCGGCACCGAGCCGATCTGGGCCGCCGTCGTGGGCATTGTGGTCGCCCGTGACGCCGTGGGCCTTGCCGGTTACCTCGGCATCGCCCTCATCCTCGCCGGCACCGCCTGGGGCCGGTCCATCGAGGAGCGGCGCCGCCGCGAGGTCATCGTGCCCGAGGCTACTCCGGTGCCGGGGTGA
- a CDS encoding LCP family protein produces the protein MSTGSPLRHPDAGSRSQMTKRAWWLVVLNIVLPGSAQVLAGNRGLGRFGLRTTLGLFLVLASAGVLYALNPELVFTVATNSIGLWILAAGLLFCSVLWVVLTLDTLRLVRLVKARPKSRPYIAGLATVVMVAVAGTSGYGAYVATTASGVLSTMFITAPSEPPADGRYNILVMGGDSGSDREGMRPDSMSVVSIDADTGQAVIIGLPRDLNPIPFPEDSPLHASYPDGYGYEDHCDVDACMLNSIYTEVDQKSPEMYPDAEAAGSEPGIEGMRDAARGITGLTIQYYALIDMQGFSDLIDALGGVDINVAERLPIGGRFEDLSDVEGWVEAGQQHMNGWTALWYGRSRHTTDDYDRMARQRVLQQAILTQFTPANVLTKFQGIAAAGQQVVKTDIPQGALGYFTNLAGKTKALPMATVELVPDNGVDPEDPDYEYIRGLIDAALTPAPE, from the coding sequence GTGAGCACCGGTAGCCCGCTCCGTCACCCGGATGCCGGTTCTCGCTCGCAGATGACGAAGCGGGCGTGGTGGCTCGTGGTGCTCAACATCGTCCTCCCCGGCTCGGCGCAGGTGCTCGCCGGAAACCGCGGGCTGGGCCGGTTCGGTCTGCGCACCACCCTCGGCCTCTTCCTGGTGTTGGCGTCAGCTGGAGTTCTCTACGCACTGAACCCTGAGCTGGTGTTCACCGTGGCCACCAATTCGATCGGATTGTGGATCCTCGCCGCAGGGCTCCTGTTTTGCAGCGTGCTGTGGGTGGTCCTCACCCTCGACACCCTGCGCCTGGTGCGCCTGGTGAAGGCCCGGCCCAAGTCCCGTCCCTACATCGCCGGGCTGGCGACCGTGGTCATGGTCGCCGTCGCTGGCACGTCTGGATACGGTGCCTACGTGGCCACCACAGCCAGTGGGGTCCTCTCGACGATGTTCATCACCGCACCGTCTGAGCCGCCCGCCGACGGGCGCTACAACATCCTGGTCATGGGTGGGGACTCCGGCTCCGATCGAGAGGGTATGCGCCCGGACAGCATGTCGGTGGTCAGCATCGACGCCGATACCGGACAAGCCGTGATTATTGGACTGCCTCGAGATCTCAACCCGATCCCCTTCCCTGAGGACTCGCCGCTACACGCGTCCTACCCGGACGGATATGGGTACGAGGACCACTGTGACGTGGACGCCTGCATGCTCAACTCGATCTACACCGAGGTGGATCAGAAGAGCCCGGAGATGTATCCGGACGCTGAGGCGGCGGGAAGCGAACCAGGCATCGAGGGCATGCGCGATGCAGCCAGGGGCATCACCGGTCTCACGATTCAGTACTACGCGCTGATCGATATGCAGGGATTCTCTGACCTCATCGACGCGCTTGGGGGCGTCGACATCAACGTGGCCGAGCGGCTGCCGATCGGTGGTCGGTTTGAGGATCTCAGCGATGTCGAAGGCTGGGTGGAGGCGGGCCAGCAGCATATGAATGGGTGGACAGCACTGTGGTACGGCAGGTCACGCCACACAACGGATGACTATGACCGCATGGCCCGCCAGCGTGTCCTGCAGCAGGCGATTCTCACGCAGTTCACGCCGGCGAACGTGCTCACCAAATTCCAGGGGATCGCCGCGGCCGGCCAGCAAGTCGTCAAGACCGACATCCCGCAGGGTGCGTTGGGCTATTTCACCAATCTGGCCGGCAAAACGAAGGCTCTACCAATGGCGACCGTTGAGCTCGTCCCGGACAACGGCGTCGACCCGGAAGATCCGGACTACGAGTACATACGCGGCCTGATCGATGCCGCCCTCACCCCGGCACCGGAGTAG